In the Chlorobium limicola DSM 245 genome, one interval contains:
- a CDS encoding Mrp/NBP35 family ATP-binding protein, with the protein MHNVEESQVIAALRTVMEPDLKKDLVSLDMIRDIHIDERNRVSFSVVLTTPACPMKNQIRQACIDAVRTYVPLADEIEVHMTAKVTSSCGHHQDEEDRPLKKVKNIIAVASGKGGVGKSTFAVNLAVSLAASGAKVGLIDADLYGPSIPTMFGLYDAKPEVVNKNLVPVEKYGVKLMSIGFLIETDTAVIWRGPMASSAIKQFITEVEWGELDYLIFDLPPGTGDIQLTLVQTIPLTGAVIVTTPQDVALADVSKAVSMFRKVHVPILGLVENMSYYELPDGTKDYIFGKAGGEKFARAQGIAFLGSIPIGREVREGGDSGKPFVLTDPGSVSSTALSGSAREVARQISIANACCSNEPS; encoded by the coding sequence ATGCATAACGTAGAAGAATCACAGGTTATCGCTGCGCTCCGGACCGTCATGGAGCCTGATCTGAAAAAAGATCTGGTCTCGCTTGACATGATTAGGGATATTCACATCGATGAACGAAACAGGGTATCATTCAGCGTAGTCCTGACAACCCCTGCCTGCCCGATGAAAAACCAGATCAGACAGGCCTGCATCGATGCGGTAAGAACCTATGTCCCGCTTGCCGATGAAATCGAGGTGCATATGACTGCAAAAGTCACCTCTTCATGCGGCCATCATCAGGATGAAGAGGATCGTCCGTTGAAAAAAGTTAAAAACATCATTGCTGTAGCATCCGGCAAGGGCGGAGTCGGCAAATCGACTTTTGCCGTAAATCTTGCCGTCAGCCTTGCCGCAAGCGGAGCGAAGGTCGGCCTGATCGATGCGGATCTCTATGGCCCGAGCATTCCGACCATGTTCGGCCTGTACGATGCCAAACCCGAGGTTGTCAATAAAAACCTTGTCCCGGTAGAAAAATACGGGGTAAAGCTTATGTCGATCGGATTTCTCATCGAAACCGATACGGCAGTCATCTGGCGTGGCCCGATGGCATCGAGCGCCATCAAGCAGTTCATTACCGAAGTTGAATGGGGAGAACTGGATTACCTGATTTTCGATCTGCCTCCGGGAACCGGCGACATTCAGCTTACGCTGGTGCAGACCATTCCCCTTACCGGAGCGGTTATCGTTACCACACCGCAGGATGTTGCTCTTGCCGACGTATCGAAAGCCGTAAGCATGTTTCGCAAGGTGCATGTTCCGATTCTCGGACTTGTGGAAAACATGAGCTATTACGAGCTGCCCGACGGTACGAAAGATTACATTTTCGGCAAGGCGGGAGGTGAAAAATTCGCACGGGCTCAGGGAATAGCGTTTCTGGGCTCGATCCCTATCGGTCGCGAGGTCCGTGAAGGAGGAGACAGCGGAAAACCCTTTGTACTGACAGATCCCGGGTCGGTCAGCTCGACAGCTCTTTCGGGCTCAGCCAGGGAAGTCGCACGACAGATATCCATTGCCAATGCCTGCTGCAGTAACGAACCGTCGTGA
- the der gene encoding ribosome biogenesis GTPase Der, giving the protein MKPLIALVGRPNVGKSTLFNRILRQKSAIVDSTPGVTRDRHIMPGEWQGKQFLLMDTGGYCAANDVISSSMIEQTLTAIRDADCVIFLTDVRSGLTYDDLEISKLLQRTFQNKQIFFAVNKVESPQLTIDAESFVSTGFTRPYFLSAKDGSGVADMLDDILESLPESEHTDDDEDTSVKLAVVGRPNVGKSSFVNALLGTNRHIVSDIPGTTRDAIDSRFIRKQQEYVLIDTAGLRKRTKIDAGVEFYSSLRTEKAIERCQVAVVLLDARAGLEKQDLKIINMAEERKKGVLLLVNKWDLIEKDSKTSKIYEDDLRSHMGNLSWIPVLFISALTKKNLYRAIDTAEEISRNRSRKISTSSLNRFLEEALSAVHPSTKSGKELKIKYMTQIDSHWPVFAFFCNNPELVQSNFRKFLEKKLREQFQLDGVPISLRFMEK; this is encoded by the coding sequence ATGAAGCCTTTAATAGCACTGGTAGGTCGTCCGAACGTCGGGAAATCGACCCTTTTCAACAGAATTCTTCGCCAGAAAAGCGCAATCGTAGACAGCACCCCGGGTGTAACGCGTGACCGCCATATCATGCCTGGCGAGTGGCAGGGGAAACAGTTCCTGCTGATGGACACCGGCGGTTACTGTGCGGCTAACGACGTTATCAGTTCCTCGATGATCGAGCAGACGCTGACGGCCATACGCGATGCCGACTGCGTGATATTTCTCACCGATGTACGCTCCGGTCTGACCTACGATGATCTGGAAATCAGCAAACTGCTTCAGCGCACGTTTCAGAACAAACAGATTTTTTTCGCCGTCAATAAGGTTGAAAGCCCGCAATTGACTATCGATGCCGAATCATTCGTCAGCACCGGCTTCACCCGTCCCTATTTTCTCTCCGCCAAGGATGGAAGCGGTGTTGCCGATATGCTCGACGATATCCTGGAATCGCTGCCGGAGTCGGAGCATACCGATGATGACGAAGACACATCCGTCAAACTTGCTGTCGTGGGAAGACCCAACGTCGGCAAATCGAGTTTCGTAAACGCGCTGCTCGGCACGAACAGGCATATCGTTTCTGATATCCCCGGGACAACCAGAGACGCCATCGACAGCCGCTTCATCCGCAAGCAGCAGGAGTATGTGCTGATCGATACCGCCGGTCTGAGAAAACGGACAAAAATCGATGCCGGTGTTGAATTTTACAGTTCGCTGCGTACGGAAAAGGCTATCGAACGCTGTCAGGTTGCCGTTGTGCTGCTCGATGCAAGAGCCGGACTTGAAAAGCAGGATCTGAAAATCATCAATATGGCAGAAGAGCGAAAAAAAGGAGTGCTGCTGCTGGTCAATAAATGGGATCTCATCGAAAAGGATTCGAAAACCAGCAAAATCTATGAGGACGACCTCCGTTCCCATATGGGCAACCTCTCATGGATACCGGTGCTGTTCATTTCGGCCTTGACAAAAAAGAACCTGTACCGGGCGATCGATACCGCAGAAGAGATCAGCCGTAACCGCTCGAGGAAAATCAGCACCAGCTCCCTGAACCGCTTTCTTGAAGAGGCGCTCTCCGCAGTGCATCCGTCAACGAAGTCCGGAAAGGAGCTCAAGATCAAGTATATGACGCAGATCGATTCGCACTGGCCGGTATTTGCTTTTTTCTGCAATAATCCTGAGCTTGTACAAAGCAATTTCAGAAAGTTTCTCGAAAAGAAGCTTCGTGAACAGTTTCAGCTTGACGGAGTACCGATTTCATTGCGTTTCATGGAAAAATAG
- the rplM gene encoding 50S ribosomal protein L13 has translation MSKTLSFKTYSAKPAEVERKWYVIDAEDQILGRMAAEIAKVLRGKHKPQFTPHIDTGDFIVVTNAEKVALSGKKIEYKTYFHHSNYPGGGKFDHVKDLLKKKPEKVIEHAVWGMLPHNNLGRQLFKKLKVYAGSEHPHTAQCPVELKVN, from the coding sequence ATGAGCAAGACGTTAAGTTTTAAAACATATTCGGCAAAGCCTGCGGAAGTCGAGCGGAAGTGGTATGTCATCGATGCCGAAGATCAGATCCTGGGAAGAATGGCGGCTGAAATTGCCAAGGTACTCAGAGGCAAGCACAAACCGCAGTTCACTCCGCATATCGATACCGGTGATTTCATCGTTGTGACCAATGCCGAGAAAGTCGCTCTCAGCGGAAAAAAGATCGAGTATAAAACATACTTCCACCATTCAAACTATCCCGGTGGCGGCAAGTTCGATCATGTCAAGGATCTTCTGAAGAAAAAACCCGAAAAAGTTATCGAACACGCGGTGTGGGGAATGCTTCCGCACAACAACCTCGGACGCCAGCTGTTCAAGAAACTCAAGGTCTATGCCGGTTCGGAGCATCCGCATACAGCGCAGTGCCCCGTTGAGCTGAAAGTTAACTAA
- the rpsI gene encoding 30S ribosomal protein S9: MKEVIDTVGRRKTSVARVFMTPGKGRVIINKLPVEEYFKDEVRRSKALRPLALTERTEEFDIKVNVQGGGITGQSGAVSLGIARALTEFDETVRPILKTEKLLTRDPRMVERKKFGRKKARKRFQFSKR; this comes from the coding sequence ATGAAAGAGGTTATCGATACCGTAGGACGCCGTAAAACCTCGGTGGCAAGAGTGTTCATGACGCCAGGCAAAGGCCGGGTCATTATCAACAAGCTCCCGGTGGAAGAGTATTTCAAAGATGAGGTGAGACGCAGCAAGGCGCTCAGGCCGCTTGCCCTTACCGAAAGAACCGAAGAGTTCGATATCAAAGTCAACGTTCAGGGCGGAGGAATCACCGGACAGTCCGGAGCTGTAAGCCTTGGAATTGCACGTGCGCTGACCGAGTTTGACGAAACGGTACGCCCGATACTGAAAACCGAGAAGCTCCTGACCAGAGATCCCCGTATGGTTGAGCGCAAAAAATTCGGCCGCAAAAAAGCCCGCAAACGTTTCCAGTTCTCCAAACGTTGA
- the rpsB gene encoding 30S ribosomal protein S2 has protein sequence MPQQFQLEEMLRAGVHFGHLARRWCPKMKPYIFMEKNGVHIIDLQKTLVLADEALKALEAIASTGREIMFVGTKKQAKHIIAEEAERAGMPYVCERWLGGMLTNFSTIRQSIRRMNAIDRMETDGTFDMITKKERLMLAREREKLMRILGGIANMTRLPAALFIVDIKKEHIAIKEARSLGIPIFAMVDTNCDPETVDYVIPANDDAIRSIQLMVKAAAETVVNARALKVEQEVLADMDEQESEDEGEADVDASAE, from the coding sequence ATGCCACAGCAGTTCCAGCTTGAAGAGATGCTCCGTGCAGGAGTGCATTTCGGACACCTTGCCCGCCGCTGGTGCCCGAAAATGAAGCCGTATATTTTCATGGAAAAAAACGGCGTTCACATTATCGATCTTCAGAAAACCCTTGTACTTGCCGACGAGGCGCTCAAAGCCCTCGAAGCTATCGCTTCCACCGGCAGGGAGATCATGTTTGTCGGTACCAAAAAACAGGCCAAGCACATCATTGCCGAAGAGGCCGAGCGTGCAGGCATGCCTTACGTCTGCGAGCGCTGGCTTGGCGGTATGCTGACCAACTTCTCGACCATCCGTCAGAGTATCCGTCGCATGAACGCCATTGACAGAATGGAGACCGACGGCACCTTCGATATGATCACCAAAAAAGAACGCCTTATGCTTGCCCGTGAGCGGGAAAAGCTCATGAGGATTCTCGGCGGTATCGCCAACATGACCAGACTGCCTGCAGCGCTCTTTATCGTCGATATCAAAAAAGAGCATATCGCCATCAAGGAAGCCCGTTCACTCGGTATTCCCATTTTCGCGATGGTCGATACCAACTGCGATCCTGAAACCGTAGATTACGTTATTCCGGCAAATGACGACGCCATCCGTTCGATTCAGCTGATGGTCAAGGCCGCAGCCGAAACGGTGGTCAACGCACGCGCACTGAAGGTCGAGCAGGAAGTCCTGGCTGACATGGATGAGCAGGAGTCAGAGGACGAAGGAGAAGCTGACGTTGATGCGAGCGCTGAATAA
- the tsf gene encoding translation elongation factor Ts, with protein MSQISAKDVKDLRDITGVGMMDCKKALEESAGDMQKAIEYLRKKGAALAAKRAEKEAREGMVAIRLSEDRKAGVILELNCETDFVARGAVFTGFAGALTSLALDNAAASPEELLALSLGEEYGNEKVDDAMKTMTGRLGEKLELKRLALFLAPDGVVESYVHPGAQLGSLVQLATDKPEEAGVLARDIAMQVAAASPIVADRSAVPADYIEKEREIYRQQALGQGKPEQFVEKIVTGRLEKYYQEVVLTEQSFIKDGNIKVSDVLSDFRKKHQAQVDVKGFVRYQLGE; from the coding sequence ATGAGTCAGATTTCAGCTAAAGACGTTAAAGACCTGAGAGATATTACCGGTGTGGGAATGATGGACTGCAAAAAAGCCCTTGAGGAGTCTGCCGGCGATATGCAGAAAGCTATCGAATATCTTCGCAAGAAAGGCGCTGCGCTTGCAGCGAAAAGAGCTGAAAAAGAAGCTCGCGAAGGTATGGTTGCCATCAGACTTTCCGAAGACCGCAAGGCAGGAGTCATTCTCGAATTGAACTGTGAAACCGATTTCGTTGCACGTGGTGCTGTGTTTACCGGTTTTGCCGGCGCCCTTACCTCTCTTGCCCTTGACAATGCGGCAGCATCTCCTGAAGAGCTGCTTGCCCTCTCTCTTGGCGAAGAGTATGGGAATGAGAAGGTTGATGATGCCATGAAAACCATGACCGGCAGGCTTGGCGAAAAACTTGAACTCAAACGTCTTGCCTTGTTCCTTGCTCCCGATGGTGTCGTTGAATCCTATGTCCATCCCGGCGCACAGCTCGGTTCACTCGTTCAGCTTGCGACCGACAAGCCTGAAGAAGCCGGCGTTCTTGCCAGGGATATTGCCATGCAGGTAGCTGCGGCTTCCCCGATCGTTGCCGACCGGTCAGCGGTTCCGGCCGATTATATCGAGAAGGAGAGGGAGATATATCGTCAGCAGGCTCTCGGTCAGGGTAAACCTGAACAGTTTGTCGAAAAGATCGTTACCGGAAGACTTGAGAAGTACTATCAGGAGGTAGTGCTTACCGAGCAGTCCTTTATCAAGGACGGCAACATAAAAGTGTCTGATGTGCTCAGTGATTTCAGAAAGAAGCATCAGGCGCAAGTCGATGTTAAAGGATTTGTCCGCTATCAGTTAGGAGAGTAA
- the pyrH gene encoding UMP kinase gives MLKYRRILLKLSGESLAGDDGYGINAAMLDRYAEEIREARDMGAEIALVIGGGNIFRGVSEAAANMDRVQADYMGMLATVINALAFQDALERKGIYTRLQTAIKMEQMAEPFIRRRAIRHLEKGRVVIFGAGTGNPYFTTDTAASLRAIEIEADVIIKGTRVDGVYDSDPEKNPHAEFFPKISYLDVIRKNLRVMDMTAITLCQENVLPIVVMNMNEKGNFTRLLRGEKVGSLVQTEGA, from the coding sequence ATGCTCAAATACAGACGTATCTTGCTGAAACTGAGCGGGGAATCGCTTGCCGGGGATGACGGGTATGGCATCAATGCTGCAATGCTCGACCGGTATGCCGAAGAGATTCGCGAAGCAAGGGATATGGGGGCGGAAATCGCTCTTGTTATCGGAGGAGGCAACATTTTCAGAGGCGTTTCAGAAGCTGCTGCAAACATGGATCGTGTTCAGGCCGATTATATGGGCATGCTTGCAACGGTCATCAATGCCCTTGCATTTCAGGACGCGCTTGAGCGAAAGGGGATTTACACCAGGCTTCAGACCGCCATTAAAATGGAGCAGATGGCCGAGCCGTTCATCAGGCGTCGTGCCATACGGCATCTGGAAAAGGGACGGGTAGTGATTTTCGGAGCGGGAACCGGCAACCCCTACTTCACGACCGATACGGCGGCCTCTCTGAGGGCGATCGAGATTGAAGCCGATGTGATCATAAAGGGCACAAGGGTAGATGGCGTCTATGATTCCGATCCCGAAAAAAATCCTCATGCCGAATTTTTTCCCAAAATATCCTATCTCGATGTCATCCGTAAAAACCTTCGGGTTATGGATATGACCGCAATCACCCTCTGCCAGGAAAATGTGCTTCCGATTGTCGTCATGAATATGAATGAAAAGGGCAATTTTACCCGTCTGCTCAGGGGAGAGAAGGTCGGTTCACTGGTACAGACCGAAGGGGCTTAA
- the recX gene encoding recombination regulator RecX, giving the protein MADHSKNEAAAYALKLLSLRSHSRFELAGKMLRKGYRKELVEEVLDYLVQKQLIDDEAFAKELIGSRSRRKPVGKRKMQFDLIRKGVPENIADALLKEYDGAELCYRAGVRKAAALKGRDESERKKKLEVFLRNRGFDWPVIKETITRLFQTGPECEND; this is encoded by the coding sequence ATGGCAGATCATTCAAAAAACGAAGCCGCAGCTTATGCGCTGAAACTGCTCTCCCTGCGAAGCCACAGCAGATTCGAACTGGCCGGCAAAATGCTGAGAAAAGGATATCGGAAAGAGCTTGTCGAGGAGGTATTGGACTATCTTGTTCAGAAGCAGCTTATCGATGACGAGGCGTTTGCAAAAGAGTTGATCGGCAGCCGCTCGAGACGGAAACCCGTCGGGAAAAGAAAAATGCAGTTCGACCTCATCAGAAAAGGGGTTCCGGAAAATATTGCAGACGCACTGCTCAAAGAGTATGACGGCGCCGAGCTATGCTATCGGGCAGGTGTCAGAAAAGCGGCCGCCCTGAAAGGTCGTGACGAGAGTGAGCGAAAAAAGAAACTTGAAGTATTCCTTCGGAACAGGGGATTCGATTGGCCGGTCATAAAAGAGACCATCACCCGTCTGTTTCAGACCGGCCCGGAATGCGAAAATGATTAA
- a CDS encoding (deoxy)nucleoside triphosphate pyrophosphohydrolase — translation MNSVKHIGDVVCAIIERNGRILIAQRPEGKSLPLKWEFPGGKVEEGECAPEALRRELREELGITVAVRRPLTPVRYAYASFSLRLLPFLCEIESGEPVLHEHCALAWVMPEMIGSYDFPAADMPIVAEYRLIRSGSPA, via the coding sequence ATGAATTCTGTAAAGCATATTGGAGATGTGGTGTGTGCGATCATTGAACGTAATGGACGCATTCTCATCGCACAGCGTCCGGAAGGAAAATCCCTGCCGTTGAAATGGGAGTTTCCGGGCGGCAAGGTTGAAGAGGGGGAATGCGCGCCCGAAGCGCTTCGCCGGGAGCTTCGCGAGGAACTTGGCATTACTGTAGCTGTCCGCCGTCCGTTGACTCCGGTACGGTACGCATATGCATCCTTCTCGCTGCGTCTGCTTCCGTTTCTCTGTGAAATAGAATCCGGAGAACCGGTGCTGCATGAACATTGCGCTCTGGCCTGGGTTATGCCGGAAATGATCGGCTCCTATGACTTTCCGGCAGCGGATATGCCGATCGTTGCGGAATATCGCCTTATTCGTTCAGGAAGCCCGGCATGA
- a CDS encoding MFS transporter has protein sequence MPVIVAALGYFVDIYDLVLFSIVRVPSLKALGIGDASLIDDGVFLLNMQMIGMLLGGILWGWLGDKKGRLRIMFASILMYSVANIANGFVTSLPAYGALRFIAGVGLAGELGAGITLVSEILHTRIRGYGTMLVASIGVSGAILANFVANSYDWRTAFFIGGALGLLLLLARFRVAESGMFRTMEQKTSISRGNMLALFTDRSRFFRYLNSIMIGVPIWFVVGVLITFSPEFALDLGIAEPVSAGNAVMFCYLGLVFGDLSSGLLSQLLQSRKKAVLLFMAMTVAAVALYFLQGSSSASFFYGVCAFLGFAGGYWAIFITVAAEQFGTNLRATVATTVPNLVRGMVVPITMLFQFSRGFLGLRYGALFVGGICVIAAFLSLAALEETFHKDLDYFEEFL, from the coding sequence ATGCCGGTTATCGTTGCGGCACTGGGCTACTTTGTGGACATTTACGACCTTGTACTTTTCAGTATAGTGAGGGTGCCCAGCCTGAAGGCTCTTGGTATCGGCGATGCGTCGCTCATCGATGACGGAGTTTTTCTTTTGAACATGCAGATGATCGGCATGCTGCTCGGCGGCATTCTCTGGGGATGGCTCGGCGACAAAAAGGGGAGGCTCAGGATCATGTTCGCCTCGATCCTCATGTATTCGGTTGCCAATATCGCCAACGGTTTCGTGACCTCGCTGCCAGCATACGGAGCGCTTCGCTTCATCGCGGGTGTCGGGCTTGCCGGGGAACTCGGAGCGGGCATCACGCTGGTATCCGAAATCCTGCACACCCGCATTCGCGGTTACGGCACCATGCTGGTCGCTTCGATAGGCGTTTCCGGTGCGATTCTTGCAAATTTCGTCGCCAACAGTTACGACTGGCGAACGGCATTTTTCATCGGCGGAGCTCTCGGACTGCTGCTGCTGCTTGCCCGGTTCAGGGTAGCCGAATCCGGCATGTTCCGCACCATGGAGCAAAAAACCTCCATAAGCCGGGGGAACATGCTTGCGCTTTTCACCGACCGCAGCCGTTTTTTCCGCTACCTGAACTCCATCATGATCGGCGTGCCGATCTGGTTCGTCGTTGGCGTACTCATCACCTTTTCGCCTGAATTCGCACTCGATCTCGGTATCGCCGAACCGGTATCCGCAGGCAACGCCGTGATGTTCTGTTACCTCGGCCTGGTCTTCGGCGATCTGTCGAGCGGCCTGTTGAGCCAGCTCCTGCAGAGCAGAAAGAAAGCCGTACTGCTTTTCATGGCAATGACCGTTGCCGCGGTTGCGCTCTATTTCCTGCAGGGGAGCAGTTCGGCATCCTTCTTTTACGGCGTCTGTGCTTTCCTTGGTTTCGCAGGAGGTTACTGGGCCATATTCATTACCGTGGCAGCCGAACAGTTCGGTACCAACCTCAGGGCGACGGTTGCCACAACCGTGCCCAATCTCGTGCGCGGCATGGTGGTGCCCATCACCATGCTCTTTCAGTTCAGCCGCGGCTTTCTCGGGCTGCGTTATGGCGCGCTTTTCGTCGGCGGAATCTGCGTCATAGCGGCATTTCTCTCCCTTGCCGCACTTGAAGAGACCTTCCACAAAGACCTCGACTATTTCGAAGAGTTCCTCTGA